ATGCTTATCAAAAGGGTGAGGATACAACTCCTATCGTCTTCCGAATCATCGGTAAGGTAAGCCTTTCTGACTTGGACAGAATTTCAAGTTCTGCAGAAGGTTTGCAGATTAAAGGTAAGGGTGCTCACTCTGAAATGAACATGACTTTCGAAGGAGTCGGTGATGATGCTACTGTATATGGATTTGGTTTCTTGCTTCGTAATACCAAGAGTGTAGAGTTCCGTAACTTTGCTATCATGCGTTGCCTGGATGATGCTATGTCTCTTGATACTGATAACTCTCATGTATGGATTCACAACATGGATCTCTTCTATGGCAAGAAGGGTGGCGCTGCTGACCAGGCCAAGGGTGATGGTACTGTAGATATCAAGGGTGACTCCCAGTATATAACTGTAGCATACAACCGCTTCTGGGATAATGGTAAGGCTTCTATGTGTGGTATGACGAGTGAAAGTGGCCCTAACTATATCACTTATCACCACAACTGGTTCGACCATTCAGACTCTCGTATGGCTCGTATTCGTACTATGAGTGTTCACATGTACAACAACTACTATCAGCACAATGATGTTTATGGTATTGGTGCAACCAGTGGTTCAAGTGTATTCATGGAGTCTAATTACTTTGATGCAGTTAAGCGTCCTATCATGAGCTCTTTGCAGGGTACTGATGCTATGGGTGATGGTACTTTCTCTGGTGAGAAAGGTGGCTTGATTAAGGCATACGGCAATGTATTTGCCAACAAACCTGATAACTTCAGCTATATCACATACGCAAACAATAATACAAGTTTTGATGCTTACGAGGTTTCTGCCCCAAGTGAGCAGGTTCCTTCAAGCGTAAAGACTTTGGTAGGTGGTACTTCTTACAACAACTTCGATACCAACTCAAGCCTCATGTATGCATACGCTGCAGATAAGGCAGAAGATGTTCCTGCTATTGTAGAAGGATTCTATGGTGCAGGTCGTTTGAATCATGGCGATATTGATTTCGTTATTCCTGATGAAACAGTCGTAACAAATGGTCACCAGCAGCCATGGCCTGCTTTGGCAAGCATTCTTGATGCTTATACTTCTGGTGTTGTTAAGGTGTTCGGTGAGAGCAATGCTTCTGGCGAAGGTGGTTCTACTGAAGGTGGTAGCACTGGTGGCTCTACTGGTGGTTCAGAAGGTGGCAGCACAGTAACTCCTATTGAGGGTACTGTAACATGCAGCTTTACTGTGAACGGAAAAGAGGCTGTTCCTTCTAATAGTGCATTTGTTTTGACAGGTGAAGCTAAGAATGTTAAAAAGGAAGAAACAGTTATTGAAGGTACAACTTATACAGCAAGTCTTAAGATGGAAAGTAAAACAGAAGTTTCTTTCACCACATCTCAGAAGATGACTCTGTATGTATATTATGGTCTTTCTGGTGCAAACACTAATGTAAAGGTAGATGGCGTAAAGCAGACAGGAGCTCCTACAACAGTTGTGCTTGAGGCTGGTGCTCATAAGATTACAAAGGGTGATACAACTACAATCGCTCTCATCAAACTTGTACCTGTAACAGAATAATAAACACATGTTTTCCCCAATGAGGGAAAAATATATGAAATGAAATCAACTAAGGGCTGTCTTTTCTTGATGAGGACAGCCCTTTTTTCTCAAAACAACAAACAAAACTAAACTTTGCAATGAAACATATAAACCCTATTCTTTCAGTACCATTCAAGGTAACTTGCCGTAAAACCATCTTGGCTGCTGCTTTATTTTGTGGCTTCTCAATGATGGCAAATGCACAGATTCAGGATGGTCGTGACTTCTCAATGGATGGCTTTGCTGCCTACGAAGGTGTGGCAGGCTCTAATTGGTATCGTGCAGGTGGTACTACTGGTGGCGCTGGTGGCAAGGTGGTGAAGGCTGACAACTTCTCTCAACTGCAGGCCTATCTCCAGGCAACTGACCCATATATTCTCTCGTATAGAATATTATGATTTGGCTGGTTCCCGTCTTTCTGCACCTCAGAAGGGAATCAATATTGTAAAGAAGATCAACTTTGATGGTGTTGCAAGCGTAAAGAAAGTTATTTTCTAACGAAAAAGTTGTTTCTACTAAGTGATTTTTTTCATAGCGATATGAATAGAAACGGATAAAAGTTTCTTGCCAGATTAACTACAAAACGGACAAAAGCTCGATAAATACAGGCTTTTGTCCGTTTTTTATTTATCTTTGTCTGATATCTGTCTTGTTGTTTTTGCTCTATTTGGTACTTTTGCAGTCGAAACAATTTTAATAAATCAACAAACCTAAAAGAGTAAACTAACAATGAATGTAATCTTGAGTAAATCTAAGAGAAGTATTCTTCTCGTAGCATTGTTCCTCATGGGATGTTTGCAGCTTTTGGCTCAATCACGCATGATTCAAGGTGAGGTGACAGATGCTCAAAATGGTGAACCACTCATCGGTGCTACGGTGATGGTGGAAGGTGAGAAAAGCGGTACGGTTACTGATTTTGATGGTAACTTTAAACTGCAAGTGACTTCTTCTGCAAAGAAAGTCAAAATCTCTTATATTGGATATATCGATAAGGTAGTTGAGATATCCGATCGAATGAAAGTGAAACTTGAATCCGATAGTCAGATTCTCACGGATGTAGTTGTCATCGGTTATGGTACAGCTCGTAAGAGTGACCTGACGGGTTCTGTAGCAACAGTAAGCTCCAAAGACTTCAATAAAGGATTAGTATCATCACCAGAACAGTTGATTAATGGTAAGGTTTCTGGTGTGCAAATCATGTCGAACAGCGGTTCGGCTTCTGCTGGTAGTACCATTCGTGTACGTGGAGGTGCTTCGCTCAATGCAAGTAATGACCCTCTTATCGTACTCGATGGTGTACCATTGGAACAAGGTGGCATTTCTGGTAATTCCAGCAACTTCCTCAGCATGATCAACCCAGCTGATATTGAGAGCATGACCGTGTTGAAAGATGCTTCTTCCCGCTTCTCAAAGAATACCCGTTGGGGTACCTTCCCATCTGTAGCTTTGGGATGGACCTTGACAGAGGAGCCTTGGTTGAAGGACAACAAGGAAGGAGATGATAGCAATCGCCAAGGTTGGGACATCTGGTTTAATGATGATGCTAAAAGCATGGAATCAGCAACGATTACGGTTGATCTCAACACGATGACATGGAAATATGAATAACATATCAATTTTTTTATTATCTTTGCAAAAAAAATGAAGAATATATTTGGAAAAGCCATGTTGCTGGCTACAGCGCTCTTGTTCTCTATCACAGGAACAAGTTGCAGCAGCGACGATTCTCCAGTTCCTGAAAAGGAGAAAACATACGATATGAGCGGTTTCGCTAAGGGAGCCGATGTCAGTTGGCTCACAGAAATGGAGCAGGACGGTGTGAAATTCTATAATCAGAATGGCAAGGCAGAGGAATGCATGTGGCTTCTTCGCGACCTTGGTACAAATGCAATCCGCCTTCGCGTGTGGGTAAATCCGGAAGGTGGTTGGTGCGGTAAGGATGATGTCATCGCCAAGGCAAGTCGTGCACAGGCGCTCGGCTATCGCTTGATGATTGATTTCCATTATTCTGATACTTGGGCAGATCCGGGAAACCAGAAAGTACCTGCTGCTTGGCAGGGTTATACTTTCGAGCAGATGAAACAGGCGGTAGCTAATCATACCAAGGATGTATTATCTGCCTTGAAAGAGAGAGGTGTCACCAACGTAGAATGGGTACAGGTGGGTAATGAAACCCGTGATGGAATGCTCTTCAGCAGCGATGAGGCTGTAACTGGTAAAGCGTCAAAGAATGCTGCCAACTTTGCTGCTTATGTCAATGCTGGCTATGATGCCGTGAAGGAAGTTTATCCACAGGCTAAAGTCATTGTGCACGTGGATGAGGGTAATAATCTCGGCCGTTATACCTGGCTCTTTGGCGAATTGAAGAAGAAGGGTGGAAAATGGGATGTCATCGGTATGTCACTTTATCCAGAAGATAACAATTGGCAGGAATTAACCACCAGTTGCCTGAATAATATCAAGACTTTATCAGAGATGTACAATTGCAATGTCATTGTTTCAGAGATAGGTATGTGGTGGGGTTCTGATCAGGCTGCGCCAATGATGGAGAAGATGGTGGATGGCTGCAAGGCTATTCCTACCTGCGAAGGTATCTTCTATTGGGAACCTGAGGTTTACAACAACTGGAAGCCTGCCAACTATAGTACTTTGGGTTGGGTTGCTTATACCAAGGGAGCTTTTGATAACTCCGGTAAACCAACTGCTGTATTCGATGCATATAAATAAGAATATTAAATAAAAGATATGATCAAGAAAAGCATTACTTTTATGTCTCTCGCCCTGGCGTTCTCTACCATGTGCCAGGCGCAGAGCAGAAAGGTTATCAATTTACCATCGTGGGATTTCTCCCGCGATGGCAAAGTGTGGTCTCAGGTAGCCGTGCCTCACGATTGGGCTATCTCGGGTCCTTTCGATAAGAAATGGGACCTGCAGATGGTGGCTATTGAGCAGAATGGTGAGAAAGAGAAGTCTGAGAAGTCAGGCCGCTCGGGTGCGCTGCCTTGGATAGGTGAGGGGATGTATAAGATGAACTGGACGGCTCCAAAGGGTTACAAGCGTGCCGTCTTGGTTTTCGATGGTGCCATGAGCCAGCCTGTAGTTACAGTAAATGGAAAGGAAGCTGGCAAGTGGGCATATGGTTACAATGCTTTCCGTATCGACATTACTCCTTTTATCCAGTTTGGCAAGAATAATCTGATAGAGGTACATCTTAATAATGTAGAGGAGAGTAGCCGATGGTATCCGGGTGGCGGTCTTTATCGTCCGGTATCTGTTGAACTGTATGGCAATGAAAACTTCTCTACCTGGGATACTTTCGTGCGTACTTTGAAAGCCAACAGGCAGGAAGCTGAAGTAGAGATAAATGCTCTTTTGGAAGGAAAGATAGGTAAGTCTGGCAAGACAGTCATCGCCTTGCTTGATGAGAAAGGTACTAAGGTAGCTGAGCAAACCATCCAGGGTGCTACTCCAGAAATCAAGACTACCTTGAAGCTGGCAAGTCCTCAGCTTTGGTCTCCGGAATCTCCTTATCTCTATCAGGTGAAGTTAACCCGATATGAAGGAAAGAAGGTGGCTGATATCCAGACCTTGAAGACCGGTATCCGTACCATCTCGGTATCCAAGAATAATGGTTTCCAGCTCAATGGCATTACCCGCAAGATCAAGGGTGTCTGCCTGCACCACGACCTCGGTCCTTTGGGTGCTGCAGAGAATAAAGCTGCGCTTATCCGCCAGATCAAAACGATGAAGGCGATGGGTTGCGATGCCATTCGTACTGCTCATAATATGCCTTCTACCATGCAGATGGAAATCTGCGACTCCCTCGGTATGATGGTGATGGCAGAGAGCTTCGATATGTGGATTTATCCTAAATGTAAGAATGGTTATGCCAAGTTCTTCAAGGAATGGAGCGATAAGGACATCACCAACTTGGTGAAGCATCATCGTAATCATCCAAGCATCATCATGTGGAGCATCGGCAACGAGATTCCTGAGCAGTGGAGCAAGGAGGGTATGGAGATAGCCAAGCATCTGCAGAACCTCTGCCATCAGTATGACCCTTCTCGTCCTGTTACTCAGGGAATGGATAAGGCTGAGGCTGCCCTGAAATCTGGCTTTGCTCAGGTGATGGATGTTCCCGGTTTCAACTATCGCGTACATAAATATTATAAGAATATAGGGCAGTTGCCTCAGGGATTCCTCTTGGGCTCCGAGACGGCATCTACAGTCAGCTCTCGTGGTGTGTATAAGTTCCCGGTAGAGGTGCGTGCTTGCAATAACAACCCATATCCAGATGGTCAGTGCTCCAGCTATGATACAGAATATTGTTCTTGGAGTAATCTTCCAGATGATGATTGGAAGATGCAGGATGATTACAGTTGGGTGATTGGAGAGTTTGTGTG
This is a stretch of genomic DNA from Segatella hominis. It encodes these proteins:
- a CDS encoding pectate lyase; the encoded protein is MKKMVFTLALLLMSLSAAMAQTWTFGAMSEADKALCAADANWVLGTDRYCYTLVLENEALVANNSELAYTKGLKFTAGAPADKSEGKAKVRLNYGSSRLELNGNGVSLIIPSLKAGQKVTVSCKTGSTSTARCLDAANLTSVSGSFGTPTKDQVTNVGTVTADGDVVLKTNGGGMNIYSIKVETVGGGSTVTPGSTDKITNAVARNSKVNQMYVTTNAGDVKYYNTADLTSVKFEGDKTIITPKSGAENDEYDASVQAISFAKKADQGESGDVENPAGVIQITEAKGWQESAYLKWAPFEGASSYNVYVDDKKIDAQLIRQYASYYRADVLGLKAGTYSVKVVPVNAEGTEITGANTASNLVVKSYNREGFAHFKYDGVGAYNNDGTLKAGAKVLYITAKTAKTVSTTVDTGKPETITGLQSIIDAYQKGEDTTPIVFRIIGKVSLSDLDRISSSAEGLQIKGKGAHSEMNMTFEGVGDDATVYGFGFLLRNTKSVEFRNFAIMRCLDDAMSLDTDNSHVWIHNMDLFYGKKGGAADQAKGDGTVDIKGDSQYITVAYNRFWDNGKASMCGMTSESGPNYITYHHNWFDHSDSRMARIRTMSVHMYNNYYQHNDVYGIGATSGSSVFMESNYFDAVKRPIMSSLQGTDAMGDGTFSGEKGGLIKAYGNVFANKPDNFSYITYANNNTSFDAYEVSAPSEQVPSSVKTLVGGTSYNNFDTNSSLMYAYAADKAEDVPAIVEGFYGAGRLNHGDIDFVIPDETVVTNGHQQPWPALASILDAYTSGVVKVFGESNASGEGGSTEGGSTGGSTGGSEGGSTVTPIEGTVTCSFTVNGKEAVPSNSAFVLTGEAKNVKKEETVIEGTTYTASLKMESKTEVSFTTSQKMTLYVYYGLSGANTNVKVDGVKQTGAPTTVVLEAGAHKITKGDTTTIALIKLVPVTE
- a CDS encoding arabinogalactan endo-beta-1,4-galactanase, with the protein product MKNIFGKAMLLATALLFSITGTSCSSDDSPVPEKEKTYDMSGFAKGADVSWLTEMEQDGVKFYNQNGKAEECMWLLRDLGTNAIRLRVWVNPEGGWCGKDDVIAKASRAQALGYRLMIDFHYSDTWADPGNQKVPAAWQGYTFEQMKQAVANHTKDVLSALKERGVTNVEWVQVGNETRDGMLFSSDEAVTGKASKNAANFAAYVNAGYDAVKEVYPQAKVIVHVDEGNNLGRYTWLFGELKKKGGKWDVIGMSLYPEDNNWQELTTSCLNNIKTLSEMYNCNVIVSEIGMWWGSDQAAPMMEKMVDGCKAIPTCEGIFYWEPEVYNNWKPANYSTLGWVAYTKGAFDNSGKPTAVFDAYK
- a CDS encoding glycoside hydrolase family 2 TIM barrel-domain containing protein yields the protein MIKKSITFMSLALAFSTMCQAQSRKVINLPSWDFSRDGKVWSQVAVPHDWAISGPFDKKWDLQMVAIEQNGEKEKSEKSGRSGALPWIGEGMYKMNWTAPKGYKRAVLVFDGAMSQPVVTVNGKEAGKWAYGYNAFRIDITPFIQFGKNNLIEVHLNNVEESSRWYPGGGLYRPVSVELYGNENFSTWDTFVRTLKANRQEAEVEINALLEGKIGKSGKTVIALLDEKGTKVAEQTIQGATPEIKTTLKLASPQLWSPESPYLYQVKLTRYEGKKVADIQTLKTGIRTISVSKNNGFQLNGITRKIKGVCLHHDLGPLGAAENKAALIRQIKTMKAMGCDAIRTAHNMPSTMQMEICDSLGMMVMAESFDMWIYPKCKNGYAKFFKEWSDKDITNLVKHHRNHPSIIMWSIGNEIPEQWSKEGMEIAKHLQNLCHQYDPSRPVTQGMDKAEAALKSGFAQVMDVPGFNYRVHKYYKNIGQLPQGFLLGSETASTVSSRGVYKFPVEVRACNNNPYPDGQCSSYDTEYCSWSNLPDDDWKMQDDYSWVIGEFVWTGYDYLGEPTPYDTYWPSRSSYFGICDLAGLPKDRYYMYRSRWNETQHTTHLLPHWNWTGREGQVTPVYCYTDGVEGELFVNGKSQGRVRKDKSSRLDRYRLRWNNVKYEPGEIRVVTYNQYGDKVGEDVKRTAGEPTQMKFSVETPDHEPIACMVEGCTDEHNVLLNADGNDLAFVTVSLLDKDGNECPLADDELTFEVTGAGIFKAACNGDATSLEPFTQPQMKLFSGKLVVVVQSKKQVGDITLKVKDTQRNIEKTMVLKCI